From the Sulfuriferula nivalis genome, the window TGCGTATCGCCAGCGTACATGCTAATCAACAACCAGTGTATATGAGTGCACCGTCCTATGCACCTCAAGCACCATCGCCCATTGTAGCTGTTGCAGCGACTCCAAGCGTAGCCGTTAGTGAGCCTGCCGTTATTGAAGGCCACACTATTAAATCACCTATGGTTGGTACTTTCTACCGCTCTTCCAGCCCGGGTGCCAAGGCATTTGCAGAAGTTGGACAACAAGTAAATGCCGGTGAAACCTTATGCATTATCGAAGCAATGAAATTACTAAACGAGATTGAATCAGATCATTCTGGCGTCATTAAAGCCATCCTTGTAGAAAATGGTCAGCCTGTAGAATATGGCGAACCTTTGTTTATTATTGGCTAATCCCTTTCTCTTATCAGGTCGCTTATGTTTGAAAAAATTCTTATCGCCAATCGTGGCGAGATTGCGTTGCGTATCCAGCGCGCATGTCGCGAAATGGGTATTAAAACCGTTGCTGTCCATTCCGAAGCGGATGCAGATGCAAAATATGTAAAGCTTGCAGATGAGTCTGTCTGTATCGGTCCTGCAGCTTCTTCACTTAGTTACTTAAATGTACCTGCTATTATTAGCGCTGCTGAACTTACTGACGCTGAAGCAATTCATCCTGGTTATGGCTTCCTTTCCGAAAATGCAGACTTTGCTGAACGTATCGAAACTTCCGGATTTGTATTCATCGGACCACGTGCAGAAACAATACGTTTGATGGGTGATAAGGTTTCAGCAAAGGATGCAATGAAAGCTTCGGGTGTCCCTTGCGTACCTGGTTCCGACGGCGCGTTACCTGATGATCCTGATGAAATAAGACGAATAGCTAAATCTGTTGGCTATCCTATCATTATCAAAGCCGCTGGTGGTGGTGGTGGTCGTGGTATGCGTGTTGTTCATACTGAAGGCGCACTATTAAATGCCGTAGCCATGACGCAAGCTGAGGCACAATCTTGCTTTGGAAATCCTGTAGTCTATATGGAGCGCTATTTACAAAAGCCCAGGCATATTGAAATTCAAGTGCTGGCAGATGAACATGGTCATGCAATCCATTTGGGTGAGCGTGATTGTTCTATGCAGCGGCGTCATCAGAAAATTCTGGAAGAAGCACCAGCTCCAGGTCTTGACACCAAATTACGTGACAAGATTGGTGAGCGATGTGCAGAAGCCTGCCGGAAAATTGGCTATCGTGGTGCGGGTACGTTTGAATTTCTTTACGAAGATGGTGAATTTTTCTTCATAGAAATGAATACTCGTATTCAGGTTGAGCACCCTGTCACCGAACTTATTACCGGTGTTGACTTAGTACAAGAACAAATTCATATCGCTGCAGGCGAGCCGTTACGATATAAGCAAAAGGATATTGTTTTCCGTGGTCACGCCATTGAATGTCGTGTCAATGCTGAGCACCCTTATACGTTTGTTCCATCTCCTGGTCGCATTACCGCTTATCACGTACCTGGCGGTCCTGGTATACGTGTTGATTCACACGTGTATCAAAACTATTTTGTTCCGCCTCATTACGACTCCATGATAGGTAAAATTTTAGCGCATGGCTCTACTCGTGCACAGGCTATCGCACGTATGCGTACTGCCCTAATGGAAACGATTATTGAGGGTGTGAATACTAATATACCGCTTCATCAAGATTTAATGCAGGATGCTAATTTTATAAATGGCGGCTCGAGCATTCATTATTTGGAACAAAAACTGGCTACGCCTCACTCATAATAGGGACTATCATGCCTTGGCAATCTGTTACGCTTCCCGCAACTGCTGATGAAGCTGAACGCCTATCTGACGCGCTTATGGATGTCGGTGCGTTATCTGTCAGTATCGAAGATGCTGCGGCAGGGACAGATTATGAAGCACCTATCTTTGGTGAGCCTGGCATGCCTGTTGATGCCCTCTGGCGTGACAATTTTGTTGTTGCTCTATTTGAGCAGAATGCAGATGTTCACCACATCCTAAGTTTGGCAGCGGAACATGCTGTATTCAACTTACCTTCCTATGTGATTGGCTTAGTAGCTGAGCAAGACTGGGTCAGATTAACTCAGTCTGAATTCGATCCAATTCAAATCTCAACAAGGTTATGGATTATCCCTAGCTGGCACGATGCCCCAGATAGTAAAGCTATTAATTTAAAACTCGATCCAGGCTTGGCTTTTGGAACAGGCTCGCATCCGACAACTCGATTATGTTTGCAGTGGCTTGATCAAAATATCCAAGGACACGAGTCTGTTCTAGATTATGGTTGTGGCTCTGGCATACTTGCTATTGCTTCGATTAAATTTGGCGCGTCTTCTGCAACTGGTGTAGATATAGATCCACAAGCTGTCATTACTGCACTGGATAATGCTACTAACAATGACGTTACTATTGCTTTTTATACGACAGAGAACGATCACTCCTCACCTGCTGACATTGTCATAGCGAATATACTAACTAACCCATTATTAGCCTTGGCTCCCCTACTTGCTGAGCGCTGCAAGTCACATGGTCGAATTGTGTTATCCGGTATACTTGCTTCACAGGCTGATAAGGTTATTGCGGTATATAGTTCTTGGTTTGATATTGCTGTTTGGCAAATCGATGAGGGTTGGGTATGTTTGGCTGGTGAGAAAATTTTGTGATCTTACATACTGCCTGTCCTATTTGTCACACTGTTTTCAAGGTTGACGAACAACACCTTTCTAGTGCTCAAGGTATGGTACAGTGCGGTGTTTGTGGTATGGTTTTTAATGCCGCTCAACATATACAACCCTCTGTTCATACACAAAGTCCTGTTGTAAGTTCTGTACACATAGATGAAGTTGAAACTCAGACTCTTATCACTAATTCTGATTCTATTGAATCAGATATTATTATTGAAGAAGAGTTACCTGCTGTTCACGAAACAACCGTGACAGATGACATTACTACCAATACTGACCATTCGTTAATCTCAAGTGATATTATCGATTCTGCATATGCGACAGATGTACCTATACAGTTTAAAAAACAGATCAGTCGCAGTCGCAAAATATCTTACGCAATGGGAACCATGTTATTAACAAGTTTACTACTGCTGCAAATTAGTATTCCGTATAGATACCAGTTATCTTCGTCTCTCCCAGTGCTTAAACCTCTCTTCAATACACTTTGCGAGGGTCACCTTTGCACTATGGAACCTCCATATGATGTAAGTCAAATTGAACTAACAAATTCAAATTTCGAAATTGAACAAAAAAACAAAAAATTTATTAAGGTCACACTAGCGCTTCAAAATAATGCTAACTATAAATTACAGTTTCCTAGATTTTTACTAACATTGTTAGACAGTGATGACACCGTGGTGAGTATACGAAAAATTTCACCTGATGATTATATTTCTTTCAATAGAGACTTTTTACAGCCTCACGACGAACGTATTATTAAATTAGATTTATCTGTTAATGAATCTGCTGTTTCTAATTATAAGATTCGATTTTTCTGATCAATAAAAAAGGCAACCTAAGTTGCCTTTTTTATTGATCAGAATAAATTCTAATTAGTGGTGTTTACGTAAACGCTCAATAGCAGCAATCTGAGCAATTGCCTCAGCAAGCTCTGCTTGAGCCTTTGCATAATCCATAGTAGAAGCATTATTTTTCATTGCTTCCTCTGCACGCTTTTTAGCTTCTAGCGCACGACTTTCATCCAGATCTTTGCCACGAATCGCGGTGTCAGAAAGTATGGTTATCATATGCGGCTGTACTTCTAACATGCCACCAGAAACAAAAATTAATTCTTCTTCAGCAACATCTGGTTTTTTGATACGTACAGAACCCGCTTTAATATTGGTCAGCATCTGTGTATGACGAGGATAAATACCTACCTCGCCCATAGCTGCTGGAACAATTACATATTCTGCCACACCTGAAAACAGTGACGCTTCTGCACTAACTATATCAACATGAATGGTCATAGCCATAATTCTTTCTTCCTCGCACTTGGTTAACGGGCGTAACCTAGATTACGCCCTAGCCAGGATTACTGAATGGTTTTAGCTTTAGCAACCGCTTCATCAATGGTACCTACCATATAGAACGCTTGTTCTGGCAAGTGATCATATTCACCGTTAATGATAGCCTTAAAGCCGCTGATAGTATCCTTCAGTGAAACATATTTACCTGGAGCACCGGTAAACACTTCCGCTACGAAGAATGGCTGTGACAGGAAGCGTTGAATCTTACGTGCACGCGCAACTGCCAATTTATCTTCTGGCGCCAATTCATCCATACCCAGAATTGCAATAATATCGCGCAATTCTTTGTAACGTTGCAATATAGACTGCACACCGCGGGCTACGCTGTAATGCTCTTCACCAACTACTAAAGGATCTAATTGACGTGATGTTGAGTCTAGCGGATCAATAGCTGGATAAATACCCAATTCAGCAACTTGTCGTGACAGAACAACGGTCGCATCTAAGTGAGCAAAGGTAGTTGCTGGTGATGGATCGGTTAAGTCATCCGCTGGTACATAAACAGCTTGAATAGAGGTAATCGAACCCTTTTTGGTTGATGTGATACGTTCTTGCAAACGACCCATCTCTTCAGCCAAGGTTGGTTGATATCCCACAGCTGAAGGCATACGACCCAGCAACGCGGATACTTCCGTACCAGCCAAGGTATAACGATAGATGTTGTCAACGAATAACAACACGTCACGACCTTCGTCACGGAAAAACTCAGCCATGGTCAAACCAGTCAAAGCAACACGTAAACGGTTACCAGGTGGCTCGTTCATCTGACCATATACTAGCGCAACTTTATCCAGAACGCCGCCGTCTTTCATTTCGTGGTAGAAGTCATTACCCTCACGAGTACGCTCTCCAACACCAGCAAATACTGAATAACCACTATGTTCAATAGCGATGTTACGGATCAGTTCCATCATGTTAACGGTCTTACCAACACCTGCACCACCGAACAAACCAACTTTACCACCCTTAGCAAACGGACAGATTAAATCAATAACCTTAATACCCGTTTCCAGTAGTTCATTGGATGCAGCCAGTTCATCGAATGCTGGCGCTTTACGGTGTATACCCCAAGAGGTTTCATTACCGATAGGACCTTGTTCGTCGATAGGATTACCAAGCACGTCCATAATGCGACCCAAGGTTTTTACACCCACTGGTACTGAAATAGCAGCCCCAGTGTTGCTAACTAACATACCACGACGTAAGCCGTCGGTAGTACCCATAGCAATTGCGCGAACTACGCCATCACCAAGCTGTTGTTGAACTTCCAACGTCAGCACAGGCGACTCCATTTTTAATGCATCATAAATCTTAGGCATTGCATTACGTGGAAATTCCACGTCCACAACTGGGCCAATGATTTGTACGATTTTGCCTTGACTCATCGTCGTTCCTCGAAATAAAAATACTTAAACAGCCGCAGCACCTGCTACGATCTCAGATAGCTCTTTGGTAATGGCAGCTTGACGGGTTTTGTTATAAACCAGTTTCAGCTCACCAATCACATTTTTTGCATTATCAGATGCAGCCTTCATTGCAACCATACGGGCACTTTGTTCACAAGCCATATTTTCAGCCACGGCCTGGTAAATCAAAGCTTCCACGTAACGAACCAATAACGCATCAATTACTGCTGGCGCCTCTGGTTCATATATGTAATCCCAATGATGAACTGGTTTACCATCATCGGGAGCAACTAGTGGCAATATTTGCAGACTGACTGGTTCTTGTTTCATCGTATTTACAAACTTATTGTAAACAATATGAAGCGCGTCAATTTTGCCTGCCATGTAAGCATCTAACATGACCTTAACTGGGCCAATTAATGTTTCCATGTGTGGTGCATCGCCAAGCGCTACAACATGCGAGACCAAATTCGATCCCGAACGCTGCAGAAAACCCAACCCTTTATTACCAATTGCAGTGACATCAATACCAATCTTTGCAGCATCCCATTGTTTCATTTGGTTTACTACTACACGCAGTACGTTGGTATTTAATCCCCCACACAAACCCTTATCAGTACTAACAACAATTAATCCCACGCGTTTAACTTGATCACGTTTAATGATAAATGGATGTTTGTATTCCGGGTTGGCTTGAGAAAGATGAGCGGCTACATTTGCAATTTTCTCGGCATATGGTCGTGCTGCACGCATGCGCTCTTGCGCTTTACGCATTTTCGCTGCTGCAACCATTTCCATAGCACGAGTGATCTTCCGCGTATTTTCTACGCTTTTGATCTTAGTCCGTATCTCTTTACCTGAAGCCATGATTGTTATCCAATCAATAAACGGCTGAGGACTTGAATTCCTCAATAGCCTTAATTAAAGTAGCTTCTACATCCGCTGGCATATCACCCGTGCTTTGCATTTTATCCATCAAATCGCCATGCTTTGATTTTACATATGATGCCAAAGCTGCTTCAAACGCTAGCACTTTCTTAACTTCAACATCATCCATATAACCTTTGTTCACAGCAAACAATGTCAAAGCCATTTCAGCTACGTTCATTGGTGCATACTGATTTTGCTTCATCAACTCAGTAACCAGCTTACCGCGTTCTAACTGCTTACGTGTAGCTTCATCCAAGTCCGAAGCAAACTGTGCAAATGCAGCCAATTCACGATATTGCGCCAATGCCAGACGTGTACCACCACCCAGCTTTTTGATAACTTTAGTTTGCGCAGCACCACCAACACGCGACACTGACAAACCTGCGTTGATAGCTGGACGAATACCTGCGTTAAACAAGTCAGTTTCCAAGAAGATCTGACCGTCAGTAATCGAAATTACGTTAGTAGGTACGAATGCAGAAACGTCACCTGCTTGCGTTTCAATCACTGGAAGCGCTGTTAATGAACCAGTTTTGCCTTTTACAGCACCGCCAGTTAATTTTTCAACTTGCTCAGCGTTAATACGTGATGCACGCTCTAACAAACGTGAGTGCAAGTAGAATACGTCACCAGGGTATGCTTCACGACCTGGTGGACGACGAAGCAACAATGAAATTTGACGATAAGCCCAAGCTTGCTTGGTTAAGTCATCATAAACAATCAGCGCATCTTCACCGCGGTCACGGAAATATTCGCCCATTGTGCAACCCGCATACGGTGCAATGTATTGCATAGCTGCTGATTCAGATGCTGTAGAAGCTACGATGATGGTGTGACCCAATGCGCCATGCTCTTCTAATTTACGAACTACGTTTGCCACTGACGATGCTTTTTGACCAATTGCTACATAGATACAGATTACACCAGTACCTTTTTGGTTGATTATTGCATCAACAGCTACTGCAGTTTTACCTGTTTGGCGATCGCCAATAATCAATTCACGCTGACCACGACCAATAGGCACCATCGCATCTACAGATTTCAAACCTGTCTGTAGTGGTTGTGTAACTGATTGACGTTCAATAACGCCTGGCGCAATTTTTTCAATTGGTGAAGACAGTTTCGCATTTATCGGGCCTTTACCATCTATAGGCTGACCCAACGAATTTACAACACGACCAATTAATTCTGGACCAATAGGCACTTCCAAAATACGGCCTGTACATTTAACTGTATCGCCTTCGGTAATGTGCTCATATTCACCCAAAACAACAGCACCAACAGAATCACGCTCCAAGTTCAGCGCCAAACCAAATGTATTGCCTGGAAACTCTAACATTTCACCTTGCATAACATCTGACAGGCCATGTACGCGAACGATACCATCGGTCACGGACACAACTGTACCTTGGGTACGTAATTCAGCAGCTACTGCCAAATTTTGAATTTTACTTTTTATGAGATCACTGATCTCTGTGGGATTGAGTTGCATTGATAGCTCCTAACGGAATCTCTTTAACGTTTTAACGCGTACGCCATGCCTTGTAATTTACCTCGCACTGAAGCATCATACACTTCATCGCCAACAGCAACGATCATCCCGCCTATTAGAGCTGGGTCGACACTTACTGTAGCACTTACTTTACGATTAAATTTTTTCTCAAGACGGACGGACAGTTCCGCAATTTGTTCTGCAGTCATAGGATAGGCACTGGTCACTTGCGCATCTAGTACACCACCTTCTTTTGCTTTAAGCGCTTCAAATTGATGCACGATTTCTGGCAAAACATCTATACGATTGTTTTCTATTAACAATGTAATAAAGTTTGCAATACTTGCATCAACTTCCTTGCCCAAAACACCAAGAAACAACTCAACTAATTGAGCTGCTTCAACTTTTGGATCATTTGACAAACGCTGCATCTCTGCATCAGACGCAACCACTTGTACATATCCTAACTGGTCAGACCAAACATTGACGGCATTTGCTTCTTTTGCCAAGCGAAAAAC encodes:
- the prmA gene encoding 50S ribosomal protein L11 methyltransferase, whose protein sequence is MPWQSVTLPATADEAERLSDALMDVGALSVSIEDAAAGTDYEAPIFGEPGMPVDALWRDNFVVALFEQNADVHHILSLAAEHAVFNLPSYVIGLVAEQDWVRLTQSEFDPIQISTRLWIIPSWHDAPDSKAINLKLDPGLAFGTGSHPTTRLCLQWLDQNIQGHESVLDYGCGSGILAIASIKFGASSATGVDIDPQAVITALDNATNNDVTIAFYTTENDHSSPADIVIANILTNPLLALAPLLAERCKSHGRIVLSGILASQADKVIAVYSSWFDIAVWQIDEGWVCLAGEKIL
- the accC gene encoding acetyl-CoA carboxylase biotin carboxylase subunit, coding for MFEKILIANRGEIALRIQRACREMGIKTVAVHSEADADAKYVKLADESVCIGPAASSLSYLNVPAIISAAELTDAEAIHPGYGFLSENADFAERIETSGFVFIGPRAETIRLMGDKVSAKDAMKASGVPCVPGSDGALPDDPDEIRRIAKSVGYPIIIKAAGGGGGRGMRVVHTEGALLNAVAMTQAEAQSCFGNPVVYMERYLQKPRHIEIQVLADEHGHAIHLGERDCSMQRRHQKILEEAPAPGLDTKLRDKIGERCAEACRKIGYRGAGTFEFLYEDGEFFFIEMNTRIQVEHPVTELITGVDLVQEQIHIAAGEPLRYKQKDIVFRGHAIECRVNAEHPYTFVPSPGRITAYHVPGGPGIRVDSHVYQNYFVPPHYDSMIGKILAHGSTRAQAIARMRTALMETIIEGVNTNIPLHQDLMQDANFINGGSSIHYLEQKLATPHS
- the atpD gene encoding F0F1 ATP synthase subunit beta, giving the protein MSQGKIVQIIGPVVDVEFPRNAMPKIYDALKMESPVLTLEVQQQLGDGVVRAIAMGTTDGLRRGMLVSNTGAAISVPVGVKTLGRIMDVLGNPIDEQGPIGNETSWGIHRKAPAFDELAASNELLETGIKVIDLICPFAKGGKVGLFGGAGVGKTVNMMELIRNIAIEHSGYSVFAGVGERTREGNDFYHEMKDGGVLDKVALVYGQMNEPPGNRLRVALTGLTMAEFFRDEGRDVLLFVDNIYRYTLAGTEVSALLGRMPSAVGYQPTLAEEMGRLQERITSTKKGSITSIQAVYVPADDLTDPSPATTFAHLDATVVLSRQVAELGIYPAIDPLDSTSRQLDPLVVGEEHYSVARGVQSILQRYKELRDIIAILGMDELAPEDKLAVARARKIQRFLSQPFFVAEVFTGAPGKYVSLKDTISGFKAIINGEYDHLPEQAFYMVGTIDEAVAKAKTIQ
- the atpA gene encoding F0F1 ATP synthase subunit alpha, translated to MQLNPTEISDLIKSKIQNLAVAAELRTQGTVVSVTDGIVRVHGLSDVMQGEMLEFPGNTFGLALNLERDSVGAVVLGEYEHITEGDTVKCTGRILEVPIGPELIGRVVNSLGQPIDGKGPINAKLSSPIEKIAPGVIERQSVTQPLQTGLKSVDAMVPIGRGQRELIIGDRQTGKTAVAVDAIINQKGTGVICIYVAIGQKASSVANVVRKLEEHGALGHTIIVASTASESAAMQYIAPYAGCTMGEYFRDRGEDALIVYDDLTKQAWAYRQISLLLRRPPGREAYPGDVFYLHSRLLERASRINAEQVEKLTGGAVKGKTGSLTALPVIETQAGDVSAFVPTNVISITDGQIFLETDLFNAGIRPAINAGLSVSRVGGAAQTKVIKKLGGGTRLALAQYRELAAFAQFASDLDEATRKQLERGKLVTELMKQNQYAPMNVAEMALTLFAVNKGYMDDVEVKKVLAFEAALASYVKSKHGDLMDKMQSTGDMPADVEATLIKAIEEFKSSAVY
- the accB gene encoding acetyl-CoA carboxylase biotin carboxyl carrier protein yields the protein MDLRKLKKLIDLVQESGIAELEITEGEEKVRIASVHANQQPVYMSAPSYAPQAPSPIVAVAATPSVAVSEPAVIEGHTIKSPMVGTFYRSSSPGAKAFAEVGQQVNAGETLCIIEAMKLLNEIESDHSGVIKAILVENGQPVEYGEPLFIIG
- the atpG gene encoding F0F1 ATP synthase subunit gamma, whose protein sequence is MASGKEIRTKIKSVENTRKITRAMEMVAAAKMRKAQERMRAARPYAEKIANVAAHLSQANPEYKHPFIIKRDQVKRVGLIVVSTDKGLCGGLNTNVLRVVVNQMKQWDAAKIGIDVTAIGNKGLGFLQRSGSNLVSHVVALGDAPHMETLIGPVKVMLDAYMAGKIDALHIVYNKFVNTMKQEPVSLQILPLVAPDDGKPVHHWDYIYEPEAPAVIDALLVRYVEALIYQAVAENMACEQSARMVAMKAASDNAKNVIGELKLVYNKTRQAAITKELSEIVAGAAAV
- a CDS encoding F0F1 ATP synthase subunit delta; the encoded protein is MAEIATVARPYAEAVFRLAKEANAVNVWSDQLGYVQVVASDAEMQRLSNDPKVEAAQLVELFLGVLGKEVDASIANFITLLIENNRIDVLPEIVHQFEALKAKEGGVLDAQVTSAYPMTAEQIAELSVRLEKKFNRKVSATVSVDPALIGGMIVAVGDEVYDASVRGKLQGMAYALKR
- a CDS encoding zinc-ribbon and DUF3426 domain-containing protein, coding for MILHTACPICHTVFKVDEQHLSSAQGMVQCGVCGMVFNAAQHIQPSVHTQSPVVSSVHIDEVETQTLITNSDSIESDIIIEEELPAVHETTVTDDITTNTDHSLISSDIIDSAYATDVPIQFKKQISRSRKISYAMGTMLLTSLLLLQISIPYRYQLSSSLPVLKPLFNTLCEGHLCTMEPPYDVSQIELTNSNFEIEQKNKKFIKVTLALQNNANYKLQFPRFLLTLLDSDDTVVSIRKISPDDYISFNRDFLQPHDERIIKLDLSVNESAVSNYKIRFF
- a CDS encoding F0F1 ATP synthase subunit epsilon, which codes for MAMTIHVDIVSAEASLFSGVAEYVIVPAAMGEVGIYPRHTQMLTNIKAGSVRIKKPDVAEEELIFVSGGMLEVQPHMITILSDTAIRGKDLDESRALEAKKRAEEAMKNNASTMDYAKAQAELAEAIAQIAAIERLRKHH